Proteins found in one Agaribacterium sp. ZY112 genomic segment:
- a CDS encoding lipocalin family protein, translating to MKIFYLLLSTLLLSSCSTVPKTITPVTGFELDKYLGTWYEIARLDHRFERGLEQVSANYSINDDGTVRVENRGYSSAKKEWKDAIGKAKFAKDKQTGHLKVSFFGPFYGSYIIFDLDKEHYQYSFITGSKNTLWLLARTPQVSDDIKQTFIKKVTDAGYNANELIFVKQK from the coding sequence ATGAAGATTTTCTACCTACTACTTAGCACCCTACTCTTAAGCTCATGCTCTACGGTACCTAAGACAATCACCCCCGTTACCGGTTTTGAATTGGATAAATATCTAGGAACATGGTATGAAATAGCTCGATTAGACCATCGCTTTGAGCGCGGCTTAGAACAGGTTTCGGCAAACTATTCCATAAATGATGATGGCACTGTTCGTGTGGAAAACAGAGGTTATTCATCCGCAAAAAAAGAGTGGAAAGACGCCATAGGGAAAGCAAAATTTGCAAAAGACAAACAGACCGGGCACTTAAAAGTATCGTTCTTTGGGCCTTTTTATGGCTCTTATATAATCTTTGATTTAGATAAAGAACACTACCAATACTCATTTATAACCGGTAGTAAAAACACTCTCTGGTTACTCGCCAGAACACCACAAGTAAGCGATGATATTAAACAAACATTCATTAAAAAAGTAACTGATGCGGGTTACAACGCGAATGAACTGATTTTTGTAAAACAAAAATAA